Part of the Varibaculum massiliense genome is shown below.
AGTAGGGTATTGACTTTGCGAGTGCGTGGATGCGATTGCCCCCCAAAGGATACATCCATGGTAATCGGGGGTTTATTGGAGGCAGCAATCCCGGAAAGCACGTAGGCGCCCCAACCAATCGATTCTTTCAGCTTGTCAGATACTCGGTTCATGACCTCTGCGTCATAACCAATTCCTGCCATCACTAGGAAGGGAAACTTTTCGCCAGTTTCCGTTTTAAGCACCCCCAAATCTACCCCGGTGTTTTTACCGGTAAAAGCGATTTCACAGGCGCGGGGTAAAGAATCAATCGGGATGTTGAGGTTGCGGGCTAAAAGATTCCCGGTTCCCAGCGGCAAAATCCCCAAGGGAATCCGACTAGTGGCTAAAGTGGCGGCGATAATCCGCAAAGTGCCATCGCCACCAGCAGAAATAACCAGTCCCACTTCCTGTCTGATCGCTTCTTGGGCTTGACTAGCCCCCAAAGATTCCTGGTCGGTTTTTAAAAAAATCGGTTCTTCATAGCCGGTGGCTTGAGCGCGCTGGGTAACGGTACTGCGAAAATCATCCAGATTTGCAATCTTCATGGGGTTATAGATCACTACCACCCGCCGAGAGGATTCATTGCTACAGGTAGCTGTAGGAGCAGAAAATCCTTGTTTAATTGCGATTTTCATTGCTCGGGTGGCAATTCGGCGGGCATTCACTGCCCAAGATAAAGCGATAGCTCCTAAAAGTAGCGCCACGATTACAAGAATCCAGAGCACAGTGGTCATAGTCTTCAGTCTAAAACATATTGGGATTGTCGGCGGGGGAGCGACGGAGAATGCTGAAGGGTGAAGGAAAGCGACCTTCACTGGGGCCGGAAAACCCAGAAAAATAAAATATCCAGGTCAAGGCAAGATGAGAACGGATGTCGGGTGACGATATGATTAATACATGATTGATATTCGTCAGCTGCGTGAAGACCCGCAGCCCGCTAAAGATTCGCTCGTTGCGCGGGGGGAAGATCCCGCTCGGATTGATGAGGTACTTGCCGCCGATGCGCACCGGCTTAAGAAACAACAAGACTTTGAAGCCATGCGCGCCGAGCAAAAGGCGCTTTCTAAGAGCATTGGAAAGGCCACTCCCGAGGAGCGTTCTGCGGTGCTGGCTCAAGCAAAAGAGCTGGCCGGGAAAGTTAAAGAGGCAGAGGCAGAGGCGGGAGCTGCCGGGGAAGCAGCTCAGCAGCTGCTGGCAGCACTACCCAATATCATTATTCCCGGGATTCCCTCCGGAGGTGAGGATGACTACGTGGTGCTTGCCCAGCGTGGTCCCAAGATTCGTGATTTCGCTGCCGAGGGCATCAAAATACGCGATCACCTAGAAATCGGGGAGGCGCTGCAGGCAATCGACGTTAAGCGAGGCGCTAAAGTATCTGGCTCCCGTTTCTACTATCTACGAGGCATCGGGGCGCGCCTGGAGCTGGCGCTGCTTACCTGCGCTTGGGATTTGGCGGAGCAGCATGGATTTATCCCCATGACCACTCCTACCTTGGTCACTCCCGACACCATGCGGGGAACCGGATTCTTGACTGAACATTCCGAAGAAATCTACTACCTGCCCGCCGATGATCTCTACCTGGTAGGTACCTCCGAGGTCGCCCTCGGTGGTTACCATGGCGGGGAAATCCTGGAACTAGGGGAAGAGCCTCTGCGTTATTCTGGCTGGTCTGCCTGTTACCGGCGGGAGTCCGGGTCGCATGGAAAAGATGTCCGCGGCATTATTCGGGTCCACCAGTTCAATAAGGTAGAAATGTTCTCTTACTGCCGCCCTGAAGTGTCGCAGGACGAACACCAGCGCCTGTTAGCTTTAGAAGAAGAAATGCTAGCCAAGGTAGAGCTGCCCTATCGAGTAATTGATACCGCAGCCGGGGATTTAGGAACTTCTGCGGCTCGCAAGTTCGATTGTGAAGCCTGGCTACCCAGCCAAGAACGCTACCTAGAGCTAACCTCTACCTCCAACTGCACTACTTATCAGGCACGCCGCCTGGGGATTCGCTACCGCGACCAGAATGGAAAGACCCAGCCGGTAGCCACTTTGAACGGTACCTTAGCCTGCACTCGTTGGCTGGTAGCTATTCTGGAAAACCACCAGCAAGCAGATGGCAGTGTGTATGTTCCTCAGGCATTACGCCCCTATTTGGGGGGTAAAGAAGTGCTGGAGCCAGTACTGAACTCCTAAATCTGGGCGCGAAGCGTGAAAAGATAAAGCGAGGGCGCCCTCGAGTATCCAAAATAGTCACCGACAGGACGGAGAAAATCAATGGCTGATCATCTGCAGTATCCTCAGGGAGATTATGTGCCCAAAGTGGTGGAGCGTGCCCTCGCCCTTTCACGCAGCTATGGGGAAGATGTCGCCACGGCGGCAGTGGTACCCGAATATGACCGCTCTCGGGTACGTTTTGTAGCTAGGCAAGATGGCGCTATCTGTGGGATTCCGGTTGCCCGCGAAGTATTAGCACAGGTGTTAGGAGAGTATGACCTGCTTATGCGGGTAGCCGATGGCACTAACGTAACCGCGGGAACTCCCGTGCTAGAGCTAAGTGGTAACACTCGCGGACTACTAGAAGCGGGGGATCTTTGCCTCTGGTTTTTAACGCACCTGTCGGGTATCGCCACCAAGACCGCGCAGTGGGCGCAGGCGCTTTCACAAACGAAACTGGTAGTGCGCGATACTCTTTCAGTTACTCCCGGTCTGGGAGAGCTGGAAAAATATGCGGTGCGCGTGGGCGGAGGGATGACTTCCCGCTTGGGGGTAGGGTCATTTCCGCTGGTGAGAGCCACTCATCTGCATTTAGGGAGCGGACTGGGGGACGTTATGAACCACGTACGTGCCGCCGCTGCAGGTAGCCCCATCCAGGTAGAGATTGACCGGGTACAAGATCTCGATCCGCTGCTGAAAATGCGGGTAGAGTTGCTAACTTTGCGAGGATTTAGCCCCGAGCAGGCGACACTTGCCGCCGATCATCGCGATACTTTAAACCCGGGAACCTTGCTGGAAGTGAGCGGGGACATCAGCCTTGAAGCGGCGGCAGCTTATGGGGAATGCGGAGTCGATTACCTGGCACTAGATTCTTTAACCGATTGCGTGACCCCCCTAGCCATAAAAATGGAATTCATCTAACCCCTTATCAGAAAGAAAAAGGAGCTGAACAATGTTCTGGTTCGACTCACTCGAACATAATCGCTGGTTGTCCGGATGTCTACAGGATCTGCTGGATTATGGGCGTAAATCGGAAGTCAAGACTGGGTTTGCCTGCCTAGATCGCGATGGCGAAATCGACTTGGAACAGCCGATTCAGCTTTACTTGACTGCGCGAATGATACATGTGTTTTCTTTGGGGGTGCTGCTGGGGATGCCCGGTTGTCGCCGACTGGTAGAACACGGGATTCGCTGCCTAAACCAGTATTTTCGGGATCCGGAAAATGGGGGTTGGTTTGATGCGATTGAACACGAACTAGATGCGGACGGGAATGCGATTCCTTATGAGGGTCGCGATGATAAACGCTCCTATTCACACGCATTCGTATTATTAGGTGCCGCTTCTGCCACCGCCGCCGACAGGATAGGCGCTCATGAGCTAATGCAAGAGGCGATCCGCGATAACGATTTACACTGGTGGGATTCCGAATTCGGGATGGTACGTGAAAGCTACAATCGCGATTATTCTGAGTGCGAAGATTACCGGGGTATCAACTCCAATATGCATATAGCAGAAGCCTATATGCTGGTGGCACAGGTTACTAATGAAGGAGAATGGCTAGAGCGTGCCCTGCGGATTCTGGAGCGAGTTGCTCAAGTTTCCCGCGAATATAACTGGCGGCTCCCGGAGCATTTTGATTCAGATTGGAAACCCCTGCTCGGATACAATCGTGAAAATCCGCAGGAAACCCATCGTGCCTACGGCAGCGATGTTGGGCATTCCTTTATGTTTTCGCGCTTGATCCTGGAAGCCAGAGCGATGCTCAAGCAAGCAGGTAAAGAAGTACCCGACTGGATGATTCTGGCGGCAACTGGAATGTTTGAGCGGGCTCGGGAGGACGCCTGGCGGCGCGACGGAGCGCCTGGTTTTGCCTTCACCGTAGATTGGGAAGGTAAACCGGTGATTCGAGATCGCCAAGCCTGGGTACAGTTTGAGGCTATCGGCGCGGCGGTTACTTTGCTGCGGGTAGCGCAAGCAGAAGATGCTGAGGCCGAAGAAGTAGACCATTACGAACATTGCTACCGTGTATGGATTGATTTCGCCTACGAACATTTTCTGGTGCGTGGCGGGCGGATTGTTCATCGCCTCTCCCCAGAGAACCAGCCGCTAGATTTAGAGAACCAAAGGCTGCGCGATAGCGTCTACCACGCGGTGCAGGCAATGTTATTGCCCCGCTTGCCACTAACACCGGCATTCTCGGTAGCGCTGGCACATGGATTGCTAGATAAACCAGTGCCGCAAGAGCCGGTTCGTAAAAAACGCTTCGGTGGATTTTAGCCGTGGCACTAAGCGCCTGTAACATAGGGGTGTCCTAGCGCTTTTGCGTAGGCCAGGAGAGTTGTCCGAGTGGCCGAAGGAGACGGTCTTGAAAACCGTTATATCCGCAAGGGTATCAAGGGTTCGAATCCCTTACTCTCCGCCAAATACCTGTTTTACCTGCAGTTTTACTGACAGTCTTTGCTGGTAGCTATTACCTTTGGGGTGGGGCGGTGGTAGCGCGGACTATTAGCTCGGTAGGAATAGTCAGGTGTAGATTCTCTGTTTCCCCTTTTAATTGGCGGTCAATCAGTTTGACCATTTCTACTCCGGCAGCATAAAAATCCTGGTTCACAGTAGTAAGGGGCGGGAAGGAGAACTCGGAAAGCTCAATCCCGTCAAAACCTACTACCGACACGTCTTGAGGCACCCGCACCTGTTCTTCATGTAGCGCCCGAATCAGCCCCAAGGCAATCTCGTCATTGGCGCAAAATACTGCGGTGACTTCCGGGTTCTTCGCCAGCTGCTTGCCGGCTTCGTAGCCCGCATTAGCCGACCAGTCACCGGGGATTACCGCGGGAATCTGCCGCTTTTCCTGGGTAAGTGCTTCTCGCCAAACCTCTTCACGCACTCGCGCAGAACGAGAATGATCGGGACCGCTCACGTGATAAACGGTGCGATGCCCTAAATCTAATAGGTGCCGCATTGCCGCGCGGACTCCTCCTACCTGGTCAGCAGAAGCTGACGGGTAGATATCTACCAGGTTCGAATCCGAGGAGGCGACCGGGAGGTTAGCGGGGAGGGCAAGTTGCTCGGCATCTGCGTCCCCGGCTTGCACGATTACTAGACCGTCAATATCTTCCTGGGAAAGCAGTGACATTGCCCGCTGAACTTGCGGGGAATTCGGGTGTTCTACCTGCACCAGGCTTACCGAATATCCCAGCTCGCGGGCACGGTCAAATACCCCATTGGCAGTGTGTGCTTCGCCGGTACGCCGGATTTCTTGGGTCAGCAACCCGATTACTTCATAAGAACCGGTGCGCAGGGCGCGGGCAGTGCGATTAGGTTTATATCCCAGGTCAGAAATGGCTTTTAGCACCCGCTCGCGGGTTTTTGGGGACACATTCTGGTGTCCGCGCGCGACCCTAGAAACGGTCTGCGCAGACACTTTCGCTGCCCTCGCCACATCGTGAATAGAGGCAGTTCTGATTCCTCGGTTGTTTTTTCCTGCCACGCGTGAAGCGTACCAGGTGAAAACAAATTTCAATTAGGACTTGCCCGGCTTTAACATGTGTTATCGTTGCCAGTATCGTTGGCATCGATAACACCGCAGTGGGTGTGGACTGCAAACAATAAAAAATCGCATTCATAGGAGAAGCAGATGCAGTTAAAAGTTCACCATCAAGACCTGAAAGTCTTACACGAAAATACCCTCCCGGCGCGCGCCTACTATATTCCGCTCTCGCCGCTGCAGGCCTCCAAGGAAGAAAACCGGGGGCGCAACTTTAACTTGGAGCGGGAAGCCTCTGAACGTTTCCAGCTGCTGAACGAAGAATGGGACTTCGGCTTCTACCCGAACCTAGAGGCGGTACCCGCCGATTTCTTTGTCCCGGAGGCGGCGGCGTTACCGGATAGGATTTCGGTGCCTGGCTCCTGGCAACATCACGGATATGACCAGCATCAATACACCAACATTAACTATCCCTTCCCCTTTGATCCGCCCCACGTTCCCCATAACAATCCCGCCGGTGCCTATCGCCATACCTTTAACTACGAAAAAGACCCACAGGCTCCCGGAGCCACTTTGGTGTTCGAGGGAGTAGATTCCTGCTTCTACCTGTGGCTAAACGGAAAATACGTAGGATACTCCCAAGTGGCGCATGCTCAATCCGCTTTTGATGTCACCGACTATCTAACAGAGGGCGAAAACACCCTGGCGGTATTAGTTTTCAAGTGGTCAGATGGCTCCTACCTGGAAGACCAGGATAAGTTCCGCACTTCGGGGATTATTCGTGACGTTTACCTGCTGAAACGACCGCTCTCCCATCTAAATGATTATTTCGTTACTACAGATTTGCAGAACAATCAGGCAGAAGTGACTTTGCGTGCCAACTTTAGCGGCGAAGCTCTGGCGGTTACCGCCACCCTAAGTGGTAGGGAGGGAGAGATCGCCACCTGCGCCCTCGAGCCTTTTGAGGATCCGCAAGGTATCTATACCCATTGCGCACGCTTTACTATCGAGAATCCCCGGCTGTGGCACCCTGGCGCCCCTTATCTATATGACCTGGTAATGATCAGCGAGGCCGAAGTTATTACCGAAAAAGTGGGGGTGCGGGAAGTTACTATCGAGGACGCGGTCTTAAAGTTCAACGGCAGCCCCCTCAAAATCAAAGGGGTAAATCGCCACGACAGCGACCCTGATTCCGGCCCGGTAGTTTCTATCGAGCATATTAAGCGGGATTTGCAGATGATGCGCCGGCACAATATCAACGCGGTGCGCACTGCCCACTATCCCAATTGTCCCCAGCTTTATCATCTGTGTGACCAGGCGGGATTCTATGTGATGAGCGAGGCTGATAACGAAAGCCACGGCACCCGGAACCGTCTGTTACAGGATGAATCTGAAGAAAATATCGTGGAGCATTGGAATCATCCGATAGCCAATAACCCCGAGTGGATAGAGGCCACGATGGATCGGATGCAGCTTTGTGTCCACTCGGAAAAGAATCGTCCCAGTGTGTTTTCCTGGTCAGCAGGTAATGAATGCGCATTCGGGTGTACTTTCGAAGAATGCTTGGCTTGGACAAAACAGTTCGATCCCAGCCGGGTAACTCACTACGAAAGCGCGTTCTATCGGTCAACCGACCGCAAATATGACTACCAAAATATCGATCTGTATGCGCGGATGTATCCGCCCCTTTCTGATATCGACGATTATTTGGAAAAGCTGGGTGACAAGCCCTTACTCTTAGTCGAATACTGTCACGCCATGGGGAACGGTCCGGGTGATTTGGAAGAGTTCTGGGGCAAAGTGCGTTCCGATGCCCGTATGTGTGGCGGTTTCATCTGGGAATGGTGTGACCATGCGGTACGGGATAGCGAAGGGCACCTGCTCTATGGCGGCGATAGCGGTGAAGATCCCCACGATGGAAACTTCTGTGTAGACGGCTTGGTATCCCCAGAGCGGGTGCCGCATATCGGTCTGCTAGAAGCCAAGAATGTCTATCGCCCTTTGCGCTGCCAATATAATCAAGAAGGCGGAAAACTGCAGGTATCCAATACTGCCGACCACCTAAACGCCGCCGATTTTACCTCCTTACGCTGGGTAAAAGTGGTAGACGGGCAGGAAGAAAGCGGCACTTTGGAAGTACCCAATTTGCCGGCTCACGAAACTGTGGAAATTCCACTGCAAGTAGAAGTACCTGCGGAAGGGCGCTGTTACCTGCGGGTAGAAACCTATCTGACCCGCCCCATGGCGTTCCTGGAAGCCGGACATTCATTAGGGTTTGACGAGTTCGCCCTCAAGAATCCCAGCCCGCACACTCCTCGCGCCCTGGAGCTATTAAAAGCGGATGTCGAGGGAGAGGACGCAGCTAGGATAGAGGAAACTCCTTTAGAGATTTGCGTGTCTAGCGGGGAATACACTTACCGTTTCTCCCGGCATACCGGCATGCTGAATGGGATTGAGCGAGGCGGAAAAGAACTGCTGCAGGTGCCGGCAGAGCTAAATATCTGGCGGGCGCCCACCGATAACGATATGTATATTCGTCCCCTCTGGGAGCGGGCTCGCTACGACCGCGCCTACTCTCATGCTTATGAGGTTCGCGCTGATAGCGAAGCCCGGGGCGTTGTGGTCAGCGCCAAAGTGGCCTTAGTGTCTCCTAGTTTGCAGCCGATGCTGAAAGCCGATATTGACTGGATTGTCAGACCTGACGGAGCGTTGCGGGTGGACGCGAAGGTATGTCGGGATACCCAGTTCCCGGAGCTGCCTCGCTTGGGTCTGCGTTTCTTCCTAGACAAATCCCTACAGCAAGCCACTTGGGCAGGGCTAGGTCCGCACGAAAACTACACGGACAAGCGCCGCTCCAGTTGGCATGGATATTTTGAATCTTCGGTGGGCGATTTGTTCCAAAACTATCTGCGTCCTCAAGAAAACGGAACCCGCTCAGACTGCGACTATCTGCGTCTTTGCGGGGAAGAACTAAAGGTAGAAGTAGCAAGTGAAGAAGCCTATTCCTTCAACGCTTCCCACTTCAGTCAGGAGGAACTGACCGAAAAAACTCACGACTACCAGTTATCGGAATCCGATAGCACCATCTTGTGTCTGGATCATCTGATGGCAGGGATTGGTTCGGAAAGCTGCGGACCGAAACTGCTGGAAAAATATCGGGTTGATTTCGAGACCACCGAATTCTCTTTCACTATTAAATTTTCTAACTAATTAAAGGAAAGATACCCCATGGAAGAAAAGAAATACCTTAAGTGGTACAACAAAGTAGGTTACGGCTCTGGTGATATCGCCGGTAACGTAGTTTATGCTTTCCTGTCGGCGTTCGTAATGATTTACCTTACGGACACCCTTGGGTTAAGCGCAGGAATCATTGGAACCCTGATTATGCTGTCGAAGTTCTTTGACGGATTTTCTGACATTATTTTCGGGCGATTAATGGATAAGACCAATTCAAAAATGGGTAAAGCTCGCCCCTGGATGTTCTATGCATTCTTCGGCTGTGCCGCGATGCTGATAGCGATTTACGCCATTCCTACTTCAATGGGTAAAACTGCCCAGTATGCTTGGTTCTTCATTGCCTACACCCTGTTGAATGCGGTGTTCTACACCGCGAACAACATTGCTTATGCTGCGTTGACCGCGCTGATTACCAAGAATCGCTCCGAGCGGGTGCAGATGGGGTCGATTCGCTTCATGTTCGCCTTTGGTACTAGCCTCACGATTCAGACCATTACCGTAGGTTTGGTGCAATGGATGGGTGGAGATGCCGCTGCCTGGCGAAACGTGGCGATTATTTACGCCATAATCGGTATCTTGTCTAACAGCTTGGCGGTGTTCTCGGTCAAAGAACTTTCTCACACTGAACTGGACGATGGTGATGAAGAGGCGGCCAAGGATGACCAAGTTTCCTTCCTAGAAGCGTTGAAGCTGATGGGTAACCGTTATTACGTGATTATCGTAGTTTGCTTTATCCTGATGCAGTTCTTTACCGCCACCCTAAATATGGGTATCTATTTCATGACCTATATTTTGGGTAATGCTAACTTGCTGGGGGTCTTTGCTTGGGCGATCAACATTCCGTTGATTGTGGGGCTGCTGATAACCCCGCTGGTAGTCTCCAAGCTGGGACGGATGCAACCAGTAACGGTTGTAGGGTACATCGTGGCCGTCCTCGGTCGTCTCGGGGTAGTTTTGGGCGCGTCTATGGGGTCAATCCCGCTGATGCTGTTCTTCTCCGGGTTAGCTTCCCTGGGTATGAGTCCGCTACAGGGAACCCTCAATGCCCTAATTGCAGAAATCAGTGAGAACACTTTCTTGCGCACCAAGAAACGCATTGACGGCATGATGTTCTCCTGCTCCTCTCTCGGCGTGAAGATTGGTAGCGGGGTAGGTACCGCTGTTGCCGGTTGGTTGCTAGAGGCCGGCGGCTATGTCGGAGGCGCCAAGGTGCAGGCTGAGTCCGCCCTGCAAATGATTAAGTTCATGTACCTGTGGGTACCCACGATTGCTAACCTGTTGATTTTGGTGTTGCTGTTCTTCTTGGACGTGGAAAAGAAGAACGAAGTATTGTTAGCCCAGCTCAAGGAGGAGGAAGCGGCCGCGCTTAAAGCTGCCTCTCCGAAAGTTAGCCCAGAAGAAAGTACTGCAGAGAAAATAGTGCAAGGGCATGCCATGGGCGGCTCGGGAGCTAAAGAATCCGAGGGACTTAAACTAGCTGAGCTAGATAAGGACAAGCTCCCTAATCCGGATGAATTACCGAATGTGGTAGATCCTGATGACAAACAGCATAAGAGAGAGGAATAACCACCAGCTGGTGGCACTACTAAGGGTGCCGAAATAGCAGCTGGTTTAGATAACCGCAAGATTCCGCCGGGTGAAACTAAGAGGATTTCACCCGGCGGAACTTGTATTTATTTGGCGACTATTCTACTTTCCCAGCTGCCGGTGAAGGAGATACTGAAAGGAAGCGCGGACGGTTAAAACCAGCCTTATTAAAGGCTTCCACTACCGCGCGGGCAGTAGCCTCCACCTGGTCGCTATTAACCAGAGTAATCGCGCAGCCGCCGAAGCCTCCTCCGGTCATCCGGGCTCCGAATGCACCCGCCTTGCGCGCAGCCGCTACTGCCGCATCCAGTTCCTTACAAGAAACTTGGTAGTCACGCCGTAAGGAGTCATGGGAAGCGTCCAACAGTTTACGCCATTCGTCTAGGTCGGCTCCTGCCTCTAAAAGCTCGCAGAGTCGCTGGCAGCGGGCAATCTCGGTTAGTACGTGCCGAACTCGCAAAACTTGCTCCGTATCCTCCAATTTATCCAACTGTTGTTGCACCCAGGTTGGAGGATAATCGTCCGCATCCAAATCGGTGAGGTTATCGGCGGGGGAAATAATCTTGGGTACCAGTTCTCCCAGTTCTTCTACCCCCAGAACCCGGGCAGCCTCTTCGCAAGCTGCTCGGCGCGCCCCGTATTGTCCGTCTGCTAGGTCATGGGAAGTGCAGGTATCTATTACCAGCAAAGATAATCCCAGAGCCGGCAAATCAAAGGGATGGGAGCGGGTTTGCCAAGTGGAACAATCTAGCTCTAGCACGCAGTCTTTTTCGCAGAGCATCGATGCAGATTGATCCAGCCCTCCGGTAGGGGCTCCTACGTAGCGATTTTCGGCAAGCTTTCCCGCTTCTACCAGCAGTTTGCGTCCCTCAAAGCTTTTTGTCAGTCCTAGACCTGCTAGTTCGTCAATTCCTACTGCGATGGCGCACTCTAAAGCGGCAGACGATGATAGCCCGGCACTAAGCGGCACGCTAGAGGCTACTGCCACCTCTAGTCCGGGGACTTTTGCTTGCAGCCTCCGTGCGAGTTCCTCTTGACCATTATCCCCAAGGACCTGCGCTAATCCTAAAATTACGCCGCCTACGAAAGCTCCCGGTCCGGTAGCGGGATAATGTTTTTCCAAATCGGATAGCTTTATGATGCTAAGCTCGGGGAAATCTTCGGAAATAATTTTTAGTTGACCATCCTCGCTAACCCTAAGGGCTACGTAAATGGCGTGGGGGAGGGCCAGGGGGAGGGCTTTGCCGCCGTTATAGTCGGTGTGTTCCCCGATTACGTTAACCCTGCCGGGAGCGCGCCAGACCCCCGAAGGCAGGGCGGAAAAGGTTTTTTCAAAAAGTTCTTTAGCTCGCTGCGCACCCTCTTTAGGCTGGTAAGCAGGGATGAACTCGGGTTTTATGCTCACGTTAGCACCTCATTGTTATTGCTGGTGAAAACTATTCTATCTATTGAGTAGGGCGCGAGTAGGGGCTTGCAAAAAATTTGGCTTCCCTTAAAGCAAATCCGCAAAGCCGTAAGGAACGCTCTACCTTCTTTGCCCCAGGCAAAAGCTAAAACAAAAGACGCGAGAGCCGCTGGCGTGCCAGTTTCACCGCATCAGGGTTACGTGAGAGGCGGAATAACTCCAGCAATCGCTCACGATACCCGTCGCGTTCCTCATCTGCAGATTTTGCGATTAGCGAAAGCAATAGATCAAAGGCCTGCGGTTCATTACCAGCTTGGAAAAACCTATCTGCCAGCACCAGAGGATCAGAGTCATCTTGGCCTTCTTCCGCATTTAACCGCTGCGCCATTGATACCTTGTCGACTAATGCCT
Proteins encoded:
- the galK gene encoding galactokinase; translation: MSIKPEFIPAYQPKEGAQRAKELFEKTFSALPSGVWRAPGRVNVIGEHTDYNGGKALPLALPHAIYVALRVSEDGQLKIISEDFPELSIIKLSDLEKHYPATGPGAFVGGVILGLAQVLGDNGQEELARRLQAKVPGLEVAVASSVPLSAGLSSSAALECAIAVGIDELAGLGLTKSFEGRKLLVEAGKLAENRYVGAPTGGLDQSASMLCEKDCVLELDCSTWQTRSHPFDLPALGLSLLVIDTCTSHDLADGQYGARRAACEEAARVLGVEELGELVPKIISPADNLTDLDADDYPPTWVQQQLDKLEDTEQVLRVRHVLTEIARCQRLCELLEAGADLDEWRKLLDASHDSLRRDYQVSCKELDAAVAAARKAGAFGARMTGGGFGGCAITLVNSDQVEATARAVVEAFNKAGFNRPRFLSVSPSPAAGKVE
- a CDS encoding MFS transporter; its protein translation is MEEKKYLKWYNKVGYGSGDIAGNVVYAFLSAFVMIYLTDTLGLSAGIIGTLIMLSKFFDGFSDIIFGRLMDKTNSKMGKARPWMFYAFFGCAAMLIAIYAIPTSMGKTAQYAWFFIAYTLLNAVFYTANNIAYAALTALITKNRSERVQMGSIRFMFAFGTSLTIQTITVGLVQWMGGDAAAWRNVAIIYAIIGILSNSLAVFSVKELSHTELDDGDEEAAKDDQVSFLEALKLMGNRYYVIIVVCFILMQFFTATLNMGIYFMTYILGNANLLGVFAWAINIPLIVGLLITPLVVSKLGRMQPVTVVGYIVAVLGRLGVVLGASMGSIPLMLFFSGLASLGMSPLQGTLNALIAEISENTFLRTKKRIDGMMFSCSSLGVKIGSGVGTAVAGWLLEAGGYVGGAKVQAESALQMIKFMYLWVPTIANLLILVLLFFLDVEKKNEVLLAQLKEEEAAALKAASPKVSPEESTAEKIVQGHAMGGSGAKESEGLKLAELDKDKLPNPDELPNVVDPDDKQHKREE